From Thalassovita sp.:
TATCGTGGGCGATTACTCCATTGCCGACATTATGATCTACCCCTGGGCGCGGGCCTATCCCTGGGCGCATGTCCGGGTTGACGACCTGCCGCATCTCAAAGCGTGGTTCGACCGCATCGACGCCCGCCCGGCTGTGCAGAAGGCGCTGACCATTCCCAAGGCGCAGCCGCAGTTCTGGGACGAAAACGCGGACGCCGAAGCGTTCCTGAAGGAAAATGCGGCCCGTTTTGCATCTGACGTGAAAAAGGATTGAGCCATGCTCGACACCGATAAGACCGACATCACCTTTACCTATCACACAAAGGACACCGCTCCTGAGGCATCGAAACCGCTGATTGATCAGACCGTGGCCGAATTCGGCGGTCTGATCAGCCTGCACGCGCTGTTTGCCGAAAGCCCGGTGACTTACGAGACCTATCAAAAGGCGTTCGACCTGTTCCTCAAGCACAGCTCGTTCACGTTGCTCGAGGCGCAGGTGGTCTTCATGACTTCGAACTTCATCAATCGCTGCCATTACTGCATGGCCGGGCACACGATGATGATGAAACGGGCCAAGATGCCCGATGACGTCATTGACGATCTGCGCGAAGGCCGAACGCTGGCCGACCCCAAGCTGGCGGCCTTACAAAGCTTTGCCCGAGAGTTGCTTGAGAAGCGCGGCCATATCGGCGACGACCGCCTGCAGGCGTTTCTGGATGCGGGCTATGACCGCAAGGCGGCGCTGGACGTGCTGACGGGACTGGCTGCCAAGCTGATCTCGAACTTCACCAATGCACTGGCCCACACGCGACTGGATCGCGGCATGGAAAAATACGCCTGGGTGCATCCCGACGATCGTTGATCTCTTTTACCCCGCCCCGGTTGGGGCGGGCCATCCAATAGCAGAAAGACCCCGACATGGCCCTGAATGATCATCCGATGTGGCGGAAACCACAGCATCACCACGATCTTGAGAACACCCATGACCACGTCCACTGGGTCGAGTTGTTCTATGATCTGATCCATGTGGTGACGATCTTCCTTTTGGGGAACTACCTGTCGGATCATCTGGACCTGCAAGGGTTTTTGACCTTTGCCGGCGTTTTCATTGCTCTTTGGTATGCCTGGGGTGAGCTAAGCATCTTCAACTCCATCTATGTCAGCACCGATTTCTGGCACCGGATCATCATGTCACTGATGATCTGTACCGTTATGTTCATGGCCGCCGCGGTCCCAGCCATCGATGGCAAAGGCTGGACGTTCTTTGTACTGGGCTTCGCGGCCAATCGCCTGTTGATGGCCGCTCTGTATTTCCGAGCGCGTCGCACCAACGCCGCGAGCAAATCGTTCTGCAACGAACACATTCGCAATTTTCTGATCTTTGCCTCAATTTTCGCGGCAACGGCATTTTTGCCCAAACCCCTGGCCTACTGGGTTTTTGCGGCGGCCATGGTGACCACCCAATTGGTCTACATGATTCCACGGATCAGCGTACTGCGGTTTGATCGTTTTGCCCCGCGCCTTGGACACATGTCCGAGCGGTTTGCGTTGTTGACGCTGATCGTTCTGGGAGAGGGTTTTTTCAAGCTGGTCGTAACCTTGTCCGAGAAAGGTATATACAAGGTCACGCCCGATGTGCTGGTCAATTTCGTGATCGGCGGCGTGT
This genomic window contains:
- a CDS encoding carboxymuconolactone decarboxylase family protein; its protein translation is MLDTDKTDITFTYHTKDTAPEASKPLIDQTVAEFGGLISLHALFAESPVTYETYQKAFDLFLKHSSFTLLEAQVVFMTSNFINRCHYCMAGHTMMMKRAKMPDDVIDDLREGRTLADPKLAALQSFARELLEKRGHIGDDRLQAFLDAGYDRKAALDVLTGLAAKLISNFTNALAHTRLDRGMEKYAWVHPDDR
- a CDS encoding low temperature requirement protein A: MALNDHPMWRKPQHHHDLENTHDHVHWVELFYDLIHVVTIFLLGNYLSDHLDLQGFLTFAGVFIALWYAWGELSIFNSIYVSTDFWHRIIMSLMICTVMFMAAAVPAIDGKGWTFFVLGFAANRLLMAALYFRARRTNAASKSFCNEHIRNFLIFASIFAATAFLPKPLAYWVFAAAMVTTQLVYMIPRISVLRFDRFAPRLGHMSERFALLTLIVLGEGFFKLVVTLSEKGIYKVTPDVLVNFVIGGVSMFVMCWIYFDFVGNAKPKDNKPATIVIWWLAHLVLMLCGVMVGVALAAEVKVGFWDPYPVKYAAIGCFGLAGYIAMLWVLRQIIEDRVASRFGRGDVRLFGILCAIGTYFAVPHVPSLVANLLWGTALFSQIVVPVSRAWMTFRND